The stretch of DNA CCCGCAAAGTAGACGCGCCATCTTGGCGCGTTCTTGGGGTTTTCGTTGGCTCAAAGAACGCGCCAAGATGGCGCGTCTACTTTCCGGCCCTCCCGCAGCCCTCACTTCATAGGCAGAATTCCCGCCTTCGGCGGTCTGGGGCTCGCGATGACGCGTTGGTGACTGGTGCCTCGCAAAACTGCAGGCCACCCCGTCATTGCGAACGAGCGAAGCGAGGGAAGCAATCTCGTTCTCGGAACGGCCCCGGTTTCCACAGCTTCTTGTCCGGGGATACGGGCGGCGCGATGCGGTCTGTTGCGCGGGGTCGGGGCGGAAATGCTACACTTTTCCCCGGCGGCTGAGGCCCCCTTCGCCGCCGGAGGCATCTTGTATTCCCCAACGGCGGAGGCCTTTTCATGAATCTTGCGGAATGCATTCGCAACGTGCCGGATTTCCCGAAGCCGGGCATCCAGTTCAAGGACATCTCGACGCTCCTGCTCGTGCCGGAGGCTTTCCGAGAGACGGTCCGGCGCTTCCGCGCACGCTACGCCGACAGGGATGTGCAGGGCATCGTGGGGGTGGACGCCCGGGGCTTCGTGTTCGGCGGCGCGCTGGCCTATGAGATGGGCATCCCCTTCATCATGGCGCGCAAACCGGGCAAACTGCCCGCCGACACGGTGTCGGAGTCGTACAGTCTGGAGTACGGCGAGGCCACCCTGGAAATCCACCGGGACGGCATCGCCCCCGGCCAGCGGGTGCTGATCATGGACGACCTGCTGGCGACGGGCGGCACGGTCGGCGCGGTGGCCAAGATGGTCCGCAAGCTCGGCGGCGAGGTGGTCGAGGCGGCCTTTCTCGTGGAGCTGCCCCCCCTGAAGGGGCGCGAGAACCTCGCCGCGCTGGACGTGCCCGTCTTTTCGCTGGTCGAGTTCATGGTGGACTGACCGGCGCGTTTTTCACGCATACCAACCCGGGGCCAACGGCCCCGGCGCAGAAAGGAAGCAGTGCATTTCATGGAGCAGAAGTTTCTTCCGGGAACGGAAATCGAGATTGTGAACGAGAATGTGGTGCGCGGCCGGCTCCGCCACCTGCTTTTCGACTTTGACGGCACCATCAGCCTCCTGCGCGAGGGCTGGCAGAAAATCATGGGGCCGGTCTGCGTGGAGATGATCTGCGGGGAGCACCCGGCCACGCCGGAGATTGAGGACGAGGTCCGGCGGATGATTGACGAGACGACGGGCATCCAGACCATCTTCCAGATGGAGCGCCTGGAGGAGATGGTGCGCGCAAAGGGGCTGGTGCCGGAGGACAACATCCTCACCCCGGCGGAGTACAAGCAGGTGTATCTCGACCGCCTGATGGTCCCCGTGCGCCAGCGCATCGCGCGGCTGCAGGCCGGCGAACTGACGATTGACCAGGTGACGGTGGGAGGCGCCATGCGCTTCCTGGAGCTGCTCTCGAAGCGCGATGTCCACATGTACGTCTTCAGCGGCACGGACCGCGACGACGTCCGCAACGAGGCGGGCATCGTCGGGGCGGCGCCCTTCTTCGAGGAGATCTGGGGCGCTCTGCCGTCGAAGGAGGAGTACAGCAAGGAGAAGGTGATCCGGGACATCATGGCGCGCCACGAGCTGAGCGGCCCGCAGGTGCTCGCCGTGGGCGACGGCCCGGTGGAGCTGCGCAACGTGAAGGACGCCGGGGGTGTCGCCCTGGGCGTCTGCTCGGACGAGACGACCGGCAGGGGCTGGGACATGCACAAGCGCGAGCGCCTGCTCCGCGCCGGGGCGGACATCCTGGTGGCGGACTTCCGCGAGGCGGACAAACTGGTGCCCCACCTCTTCGCCGACTGACCGGCGGCACAGAACACATGCCGGGCGGCGCGGTCCGGTTTCCGGACACGGCCCGCCGTCCCGGGGAGGCGTCATCATGGACGAGCGGACCGTGTATCACATGATCGGCCACGGGCACATTGACCCCGTGTGGCTCTGGCGCTGGACCGAGGGCTACGAGGAGGTGCGCGCCACCTTCCGCAGCGCCCTGGCCCGCATGGACGAGACGCCGGAATTCCGCTTCACCGCGAGCAGCGCCTGCTTCTACCAGTGGCTCAAGGACACGGAGCCGGCGCTGTTTGAGGCGGTGCGCCGACGGGTTGCCGAGGGCCGCTGGGAGCTGGCCGGGGGCATGTGGGTGGAGCCGGACTGCAACATCCCCTGCGGCGAGGCCTTCATCCGCCACGGCGTCTACTCCCAGCGCTTCTTCCAGGAGCACTTCGGCCGCCGCGCGCGGATCGCCTTCAACCCCGACAGTTTCGGCCACGCGGGCACGCTGCCGCAGATCCTCCGGAAGCTGGGCATGGACGCCTATGTCTTCATGCGCCCGGACCCGGTGCGGGAGCGGGACTACCCCGGCGGGAACACCTTCTGGTGGGAGTCCGCCGACGGCAGCCGCGTGCTGGCCTGCAACCTCCCCCTCTGCTACAACGCCACGGAGGAGGAACTGCGCGCCCGGTTCCGCGCCCTGCCCGCCTATCCCCACCTGGTTCCGGGCCAGCGCGATGTCCTCTGCTTCTTCGGCGTGGGGAACCACGGCGGGGGCCCGACGAAGGAATCCATCGCGTTCATCCAGGAGACGCAGTGCGCGGACGGCGGCCCGGAGCTGCGCTTCTCCACACTGGAGGCCTATTTCGACGCGTTCAAGGCCCGCACCCCGGCGGACGCCGTGCCTGGGACGCGCACGGAGCTCCAGCACCACGCCCGGGGCTGCTACAGCGCGCACTCCGAGATCAAGCGGCTCAACCGGCAGGTGGAGCACGCCCTCATGACGGCGGAGCGCTTTGCCACCCTGGGCTGGCTCATGGGCGCCTTCCCCTATCCCTCCTCCCAGCTGGAAAAATCCTGGAAGGACCTCCTGTTCAACCAGTTCCACGACATCCTCGGCGGGTCCAGCCTGGAGTCCGCCTATGACGACGCGCGGGACGCCCTGGGCGGCGCGCGGCACCGCGCCGACGTGATCCGCAACCAGGCGATCCAGGCCATCGGCCGGGACGTGGACACCACGCCCGAGGGCAACACGCTCATCGTCGTCAACCCGCTCACCTGGCCGGTGGACGCGCCCGTGGTGGCGCCCCCGGCGGCGCGGCGCACCCTCGGCCCCGAGGTGCATCTCGTGGACGAGGCGGGGCACCCGGTGCCGTCGCAGGAGGTCCGGGGCGAGCGCATTGGCCACACCCGCCAGGCCTTCATGGCGAACCTGCCCGCCATGGGCTACCGCTGCTACCATGTGCGGGCGGGTGCCTTCGCGGCGCGGGCGAGCAATCCCCTGGGCGCGTCCCCCGCGCATCTGGAGAACGCCTGGTGGCGGCTGGACTTCGATGCCGAAACCGGCGGACTCAAGGGGCTCCACGACAAGCGGAACCAGGTGGACGTGCTGAAATCCGGGCTGGACTTGGTGGCGCTGGTGGACCATTCGGACACTTGGAGCCACGACCTCACGGAGTACCGGGTGGAGGCGGGCCGGTTCGGCGGCGCGCGCCTGGATTTGGTGGAGTGCGGCGACGTGCTGGCCACCGTGCGCAGCCGGACCCGGTTCCGCGAATCCGAGGCCGTCATGGAGACCACCCTCTACCGGGACTCCCCGCGCATTGACTGCGTCCTGCGGGTGAACTGGCAGGAGGCGCACACGGCCCT from Candidatus Hydrogenedentota bacterium encodes:
- a CDS encoding adenine phosphoribosyltransferase, encoding MNLAECIRNVPDFPKPGIQFKDISTLLLVPEAFRETVRRFRARYADRDVQGIVGVDARGFVFGGALAYEMGIPFIMARKPGKLPADTVSESYSLEYGEATLEIHRDGIAPGQRVLIMDDLLATGGTVGAVAKMVRKLGGEVVEAAFLVELPPLKGRENLAALDVPVFSLVEFMVD
- a CDS encoding HAD family hydrolase; its protein translation is MEQKFLPGTEIEIVNENVVRGRLRHLLFDFDGTISLLREGWQKIMGPVCVEMICGEHPATPEIEDEVRRMIDETTGIQTIFQMERLEEMVRAKGLVPEDNILTPAEYKQVYLDRLMVPVRQRIARLQAGELTIDQVTVGGAMRFLELLSKRDVHMYVFSGTDRDDVRNEAGIVGAAPFFEEIWGALPSKEEYSKEKVIRDIMARHELSGPQVLAVGDGPVELRNVKDAGGVALGVCSDETTGRGWDMHKRERLLRAGADILVADFREADKLVPHLFAD
- a CDS encoding alpha-mannosidase; the encoded protein is MDERTVYHMIGHGHIDPVWLWRWTEGYEEVRATFRSALARMDETPEFRFTASSACFYQWLKDTEPALFEAVRRRVAEGRWELAGGMWVEPDCNIPCGEAFIRHGVYSQRFFQEHFGRRARIAFNPDSFGHAGTLPQILRKLGMDAYVFMRPDPVRERDYPGGNTFWWESADGSRVLACNLPLCYNATEEELRARFRALPAYPHLVPGQRDVLCFFGVGNHGGGPTKESIAFIQETQCADGGPELRFSTLEAYFDAFKARTPADAVPGTRTELQHHARGCYSAHSEIKRLNRQVEHALMTAERFATLGWLMGAFPYPSSQLEKSWKDLLFNQFHDILGGSSLESAYDDARDALGGARHRADVIRNQAIQAIGRDVDTTPEGNTLIVVNPLTWPVDAPVVAPPAARRTLGPEVHLVDEAGHPVPSQEVRGERIGHTRQAFMANLPAMGYRCYHVRAGAFAARASNPLGASPAHLENAWWRLDFDAETGGLKGLHDKRNQVDVLKSGLDLVALVDHSDTWSHDLTEYRVEAGRFGGARLDLVECGDVLATVRSRTRFRESEAVMETTLYRDSPRIDCVLRVNWQEAHTALKLAFETRIAGDAAAYEAPYGHAERPATGEEEPGQQWFDLSGAVDGLPYGFAVFNDSKYGYDVRGGVMRVTLLRSPAYAHHDNGRHDTRAAWPLMDQGWQTVRLGLLPHAGGWREAGVPKRAWELNAPPIVHIESAHPGTRPPVASLVGTEAANVLLTVVKQSEDGADLVLRGYETDGRGATTTLHLPFFAKTWELRFAPHEIKTVRINRETWELRETDMLEEPSERSAGGNA